From one Flavobacteriales bacterium genomic stretch:
- a CDS encoding MoxR family ATPase, which yields MTDEHAPYLPPADPGPITASADGSAPASFAPHVPLTELQLATDRLRQEVRKVIVGQEEVVELLLIALLSDGHVLIEGAPGLAKTLMAKLLARCVRTGFSRVQFTPDLMPSDLIGTSVFDPRTTAFEFRPGPIFSNIVLVDEINRAPAKTQSALFEAMEERQVTVDGRTYPLAPPFMVVATQNPIEQEGTYRLPEAQLDRFFFKLNVGYPTVEDETAILMRAQQGRELLSADAIIPVIGPDELERARWLTRQVRCEEKLLRYIAAIVDRTRHDGSLMLGASPRASLAILSASRSSAAVSGRDFVTPEDVQAMAPHVLRHRVQLTPEREMEGLSPDQVVQQLVKQIEVPR from the coding sequence CAGCGCCGATGGCAGCGCGCCCGCCTCCTTCGCCCCGCATGTGCCGCTCACCGAATTGCAGCTCGCCACCGACCGCCTGCGCCAGGAGGTGCGCAAGGTGATCGTGGGCCAGGAAGAAGTCGTTGAGCTGTTGCTGATCGCGCTGCTCAGCGATGGACACGTGCTCATCGAGGGCGCGCCAGGACTGGCGAAGACGCTGATGGCGAAACTGCTCGCGCGCTGCGTGCGCACCGGTTTCTCGCGTGTGCAGTTCACCCCTGATCTCATGCCCAGCGACCTGATCGGCACCAGCGTCTTCGACCCGCGAACCACCGCCTTCGAGTTCCGTCCCGGCCCCATCTTCAGCAACATCGTGCTCGTGGATGAGATCAACCGCGCGCCTGCCAAGACGCAGAGCGCGCTCTTCGAGGCGATGGAGGAACGGCAGGTCACCGTGGACGGCCGCACCTATCCGTTGGCACCGCCCTTCATGGTAGTGGCCACGCAGAATCCCATCGAGCAGGAAGGCACCTACCGCTTGCCGGAAGCGCAGCTCGACCGTTTCTTCTTCAAGCTGAATGTCGGCTATCCGACCGTGGAGGACGAGACCGCGATCCTCATGCGTGCGCAGCAAGGCCGTGAACTGCTCAGCGCCGATGCCATCATCCCGGTGATCGGCCCCGATGAACTGGAACGCGCACGCTGGCTCACGCGCCAGGTGCGCTGCGAGGAGAAACTCTTGCGTTACATCGCCGCCATCGTCGATCGCACGCGCCACGATGGCTCCTTGATGCTCGGCGCATCGCCGCGTGCATCGCTCGCCATCCTCAGTGCATCACGCTCCAGCGCTGCCGTTTCGGGCCGTGACTTCGTGACGCCAGAGGATGTGCAGGCCATGGCCCCCCATGTGCTCCGTCACCGCGTGCAGCTCACGCCCGAGCGCGAGATGGAAGGGCTCAGCCCCGACCAGGTGGTGCAGCAGCTCGTGAAGCAGATTGAAGTGCCGCGCTAG
- a CDS encoding DUF58 domain-containing protein: protein MLHRLRSIFLTRRFFGISWALVLLFVLGWAWDPLLVAAKLCALTFTLALVAELFLLFGPRSGLHGARRTYDRWSNGDQNPVTIELESGYGIPMRLRVLDELPHQFQKRDLEFTGSIGAWSKRAFRYDVRPVQRGVYRYGDINILVSSVLGLMERRFVLDADKEVAVYPSYLQLRKYELLAISNRLTLAGIKRIRRVAHQSEFERIKEYVPGDDRRTVNWKASARRGRLMVNQYQDEKAQQVFSLIDTGRVMKMPFEGLSLLDYAINASLVISSIAMRKEDRAGLLTFSNTPHDFVRASRQRGHMQHILQALYAQGTDYKETDFEALFMAVRRELHQRSLLLLYTNYESAQAMHRQLPYLQRLARQHLVVPIFFLNTDLEEDLRHLPTDTEQVYVRAIAEKMVHEKRLIARELEQHGLPAILCRPQDLTVNVINRYLEIKARGML, encoded by the coding sequence ATGCTCCATCGGCTGCGCAGCATCTTCCTCACCCGCCGCTTCTTCGGGATCAGCTGGGCCTTGGTGCTGCTCTTCGTGCTGGGCTGGGCGTGGGATCCACTGCTGGTGGCGGCGAAACTCTGCGCGCTGACCTTCACGCTCGCGCTGGTTGCCGAGCTCTTCCTCTTGTTCGGCCCCCGCTCCGGCCTGCACGGCGCGCGGCGCACCTACGACCGCTGGAGCAACGGCGATCAGAATCCGGTGACCATCGAACTCGAGAGCGGCTACGGCATCCCCATGCGGCTGCGCGTGCTGGATGAGCTGCCGCACCAGTTCCAGAAGCGCGACCTTGAATTCACAGGAAGCATCGGCGCCTGGTCGAAGCGCGCATTCAGGTACGATGTGCGTCCTGTGCAGCGGGGCGTTTACCGCTACGGCGACATCAACATTTTGGTGAGCAGCGTGCTCGGGCTGATGGAGCGCCGCTTCGTGCTCGATGCGGATAAGGAAGTGGCCGTGTACCCGAGCTACCTGCAACTGCGCAAGTACGAGTTGCTCGCCATCAGCAACCGGCTCACGCTCGCGGGCATCAAGCGCATCCGCCGCGTGGCGCACCAGAGCGAATTCGAGCGGATCAAGGAATACGTGCCCGGCGACGACCGCCGCACCGTGAACTGGAAGGCCAGCGCGCGCCGCGGCCGCTTGATGGTGAACCAGTACCAGGACGAGAAGGCGCAGCAGGTCTTCTCACTGATCGACACCGGCCGCGTGATGAAGATGCCCTTCGAGGGACTGAGCCTGCTGGATTACGCTATCAATGCCTCACTGGTGATCAGCAGCATCGCCATGCGCAAGGAGGACCGCGCGGGCCTGCTCACCTTCAGCAATACACCCCACGACTTCGTGCGCGCCAGCCGGCAGCGCGGCCACATGCAGCACATCCTGCAAGCCCTCTACGCCCAAGGCACCGACTACAAGGAGACCGACTTCGAGGCGCTGTTCATGGCCGTACGCCGCGAACTGCACCAGCGCAGCCTGCTGCTGCTCTACACCAACTACGAGAGCGCGCAGGCCATGCACCGCCAGCTGCCCTATCTGCAGCGGCTGGCGCGCCAGCACCTGGTGGTGCCCATCTTCTTCCTCAACACCGATCTCGAAGAGGACCTGCGCCACCTGCCCACCGATACGGAGCAGGTGTACGTGCGCGCCATCGCCGAGAAAATGGTGCACGAGAAGCGCCTCATCGCGCGCGAGTTGGAGCAGCACGGCCTGCCCGCGATCCTCTGCCGCCCGCAGGACCTCACCGTGAACGTGATCAACCGGTATCTGGAGATCAAGGCGAGGGGGATGCTGTAG